In a single window of the Ananas comosus cultivar F153 unplaced genomic scaffold, ASM154086v1, whole genome shotgun sequence genome:
- the LOC109705432 gene encoding uncharacterized protein LOC109705432: MAPYEALYGSRCRSPLCWDDVGERRLIGPDLVEDVEAKIRIARERLLTAQSRQRSYADQRRRDLEFQVGEHVLLKVSPSRGIKRFGLRNKLSPRFVGPFEILERISPVAYRLALPPSLARVHNVFHVSMLRKYIPDPSHVISPTSIQLREDLSYDEAPLRILAREVKQLRKRSIPYVKVQWANHEEREATWELESSMRESYPQLFARDV; this comes from the coding sequence ATGGCACCGTACGAGGCCTTATATGGGAGTCGATGTCGGTCTCCTCTTTGTTGGGACGACGTCGGAGAACGCCGGTTGATCGGGCCAGACTTAGTGGAGGATGTGGAGGCGAAGATTCGCATTGCGAGAGAGCGGCTTCTGACTGcacagagtcgacagaggagctacgcggATCAGCGGAGGCGTGACCTGGAGTTTCAGGTCGGTGAGCATGTGTTGCTCAAGGTGTCGCCATCCAGGGGGATCAAGCGGTTCGGTTTGCGGAACAAACTCAGTCCACGGTTCGTGGGACCGTTTGAGATCCTAGAGCGCATCagtccggtagcgtatagatTGGCTCTTCCTCCAAGTCTCGCCCGTGTGCACAATGTCTTTCACGTGTCCATGCTTCGGAAGTACATTCCAGATCCGTCTCACGTCATCAGTCCGACGTCTATTCAGCTACGGGAGGATCTGAGCTATGATGAGGCTCCGTTGAGGATTCTGGCACGTGAGGTGAAGCAACTGCGGAAGAGGAGcattccgtatgtaaaggttCAGTGGGCAAATCACGAGGAGCGTGAAGCTACGTGGGAGCTGGAGTCTTCTATGCGGGAGAGTTATCCGCAGTTGTTTGCAAGGGATGTTTAA